The Desulfohalovibrio reitneri genome contains a region encoding:
- a CDS encoding NAD-dependent epimerase/dehydratase family protein, with product MDIRGKTFLVIGGAGFIGSHLVDQLRQEDVAEIRVFDNFTRGSEENLAEALSDPRVKIYELGGELLHTDILNAAMKGVDGVFHLAAMWLLHCYDFPRSAFEVNIAGTFNVLEAMLNNGVRRLVYSSSASVYGDAVEEPMTEDHPYNNTNFYGATKIAGEHMCRALHHRYKDTDKHFDYAGLRYMNVYGPRQDYQGTYIAVIMKILDRLDQGLPPVVYGDGSQAYDFVYVGDCANANLRAMRADATDAFYNVGTGAKTTIKELAELILEVTGSDLEIEYKPGGLTFVKNRVGDPAKASLELGFDAKVELREGLKRLIEWRDSHKAEVERRRKKAR from the coding sequence ATGGACATTCGAGGCAAGACCTTCCTGGTCATCGGCGGCGCTGGCTTCATCGGCTCCCATCTGGTGGACCAGCTGCGCCAAGAGGACGTGGCCGAAATCCGCGTCTTCGACAACTTCACCCGCGGCAGCGAGGAAAACCTGGCCGAGGCGCTCAGCGACCCGCGCGTGAAGATCTACGAGCTGGGCGGCGAACTGCTGCACACGGACATCCTGAACGCCGCCATGAAGGGCGTGGACGGGGTGTTCCACCTGGCGGCCATGTGGCTTTTGCACTGCTACGACTTCCCGCGCTCCGCCTTCGAGGTGAACATCGCCGGGACCTTCAACGTGTTGGAGGCCATGCTCAACAACGGGGTCAGGCGGCTGGTCTACTCCTCCTCCGCCAGCGTGTACGGCGACGCGGTGGAGGAGCCCATGACCGAGGACCACCCCTACAACAACACCAATTTCTACGGCGCCACCAAGATCGCGGGCGAGCACATGTGCCGCGCCCTGCACCACCGCTACAAGGACACGGACAAGCACTTCGACTACGCCGGGCTGCGCTACATGAACGTCTACGGTCCGCGCCAGGACTACCAGGGCACCTACATCGCGGTCATCATGAAGATACTGGACCGGCTGGACCAGGGGCTGCCCCCGGTGGTCTACGGCGACGGCTCCCAGGCCTACGACTTCGTCTACGTGGGCGACTGCGCCAATGCCAATCTGCGGGCCATGCGGGCGGACGCCACCGACGCCTTCTACAACGTGGGCACCGGGGCCAAGACCACCATCAAGGAGCTGGCCGAGCTGATTCTGGAAGTCACCGGCTCGGACCTGGAGATCGAGTACAAGCCGGGCGGGCTGACCTTCGTCAAGAACCGGGTGGGCGACCCGGCCAAGGCCTCGCTGGAGCTGGGCTTCGACGCCAAGGTGGAGCTGCGCGAGGGGCTCAAGCGGCTCATTGAGTGGCGCGACAGCCACAAGGCCGAGGTGGAGCGCCGCCGGAAAAAGGCCAGGTAG
- a CDS encoding glycosyltransferase family 4 protein, with product MQTPRPTSQDTAPQGPATAGGNAQRVAHIGWLASSHLSRRAMGFAGLGLEQLVLTDAVPPHLRGADLPFRVELLPSGLRSRPLEAVAWVEEKLAAFGADVLHIHSTHFPAVLGMFCRTTPRIASIWDFVYSRDPVSPLWHRGVLEGLFNGPAAEAVSFSSKVIMDQWLDRGMDAGRARFHSWGLDPEVFAPRLDSAGLDGLRAELGIAPDERVIFCPRTPSLPANVDMVLRALPRLRRETRCLLTGHVLPPETRYLEPLLNDPEIASRLTILEPVRDASRLAGLYQLADAVTSPHCNDNNPATVLEAMACGAIPVVAASSSVEYWARPGVNGFVAPPRDLDGLVETLDEVLDLPRKHREEMGRANRARIVEEANFPRTLRQVTEDYADLAGRGCRRGEPDELELGLLHDACGLQREALEHYSRASAHRCGSLVHQLAEEKRALLHGDARAFHAVRFDPAARSVAQADSGDRAEAARDLSRSMHLFAHDQIAGLYPLAASGDVEEYLDCLRVMERTLHVHHVVWVSESVAWFGGRWSMWDFCADLLLAAWPEYGCLTRAVADTLAALPEDDGRRPVLARLARACGSHGLEGISPDLDRRFRREPLAALDG from the coding sequence ATGCAAACACCGCGCCCAACCAGCCAGGACACCGCCCCGCAAGGCCCCGCCACGGCCGGGGGGAACGCCCAGCGCGTGGCCCACATCGGCTGGCTGGCCTCCAGCCACCTGTCCCGCCGGGCCATGGGCTTCGCTGGCCTGGGGCTGGAGCAGCTTGTCCTCACGGACGCCGTGCCGCCCCACCTGCGCGGCGCCGACCTGCCCTTCCGGGTGGAGCTGCTGCCTTCCGGCCTGCGCTCCCGCCCACTGGAGGCCGTGGCCTGGGTGGAGGAAAAGCTGGCCGCCTTCGGCGCGGACGTATTGCACATCCACTCCACCCATTTTCCGGCCGTGCTGGGCATGTTCTGCCGCACCACGCCGAGAATTGCCAGCATCTGGGACTTCGTTTACTCCCGCGACCCGGTCTCTCCCCTGTGGCACCGGGGCGTTCTGGAAGGGTTGTTCAACGGCCCGGCCGCCGAGGCGGTCTCGTTTTCCTCCAAAGTCATCATGGACCAGTGGCTTGACCGGGGCATGGACGCGGGCCGCGCCCGCTTCCATTCCTGGGGGCTGGACCCGGAGGTATTCGCCCCGCGCCTGGACTCCGCCGGGCTGGACGGCCTGCGCGCGGAGCTGGGCATCGCCCCGGACGAGCGGGTAATCTTCTGCCCGCGCACGCCCAGCCTGCCAGCCAACGTGGACATGGTGCTGCGGGCCCTGCCGCGCCTGCGCCGCGAAACCCGCTGCCTGCTCACCGGGCATGTGCTGCCGCCCGAGACCCGCTACCTGGAGCCGCTGCTGAACGACCCGGAGATCGCCTCCCGGCTGACCATTCTGGAGCCGGTGCGGGACGCCTCCCGGCTGGCCGGGCTGTACCAGCTGGCCGACGCGGTGACCTCCCCGCACTGTAACGACAACAACCCGGCCACCGTGCTGGAGGCCATGGCCTGTGGGGCCATCCCGGTGGTGGCCGCCTCCTCCAGCGTGGAGTACTGGGCGCGGCCCGGGGTGAACGGCTTCGTGGCCCCGCCGCGCGACCTGGACGGGCTGGTGGAGACCCTCGACGAGGTGCTGGACCTGCCGCGCAAGCATCGGGAGGAGATGGGCCGGGCCAACCGCGCCCGCATCGTGGAGGAGGCCAACTTCCCCCGCACCCTGCGCCAGGTGACGGAGGACTACGCCGACTTGGCCGGGCGGGGGTGCCGCCGGGGCGAGCCGGACGAACTGGAGCTGGGGCTGCTGCACGACGCCTGCGGGCTTCAGCGCGAGGCCCTGGAGCATTACAGCCGCGCCTCGGCGCACCGCTGCGGCTCCCTGGTCCACCAGCTGGCCGAGGAAAAGCGCGCCCTGTTGCATGGCGATGCCCGCGCCTTCCACGCTGTGCGCTTCGACCCCGCGGCCCGCTCCGTGGCCCAGGCCGACTCCGGCGACCGCGCCGAGGCGGCCCGCGACCTGTCCCGCTCCATGCACCTTTTCGCCCATGACCAGATCGCCGGACTGTACCCCCTGGCCGCCTCGGGCGACGTGGAAGAGTATCTGGATTGCCTGCGCGTTATGGAGCGCACTTTGCATGTGCACCACGTGGTCTGGGTCTCGGAGAGCGTGGCCTGGTTCGGCGGCCGCTGGTCCATGTGGGACTTCTGCGCCGACCTGCTGCTGGCCGCCTGGCCGGAATACGGCTGCCTGACCCGGGCCGTGGCCGACACGCTGGCCGCCCTGCCGGAGGACGACGGGCGGCGGCCCGTCCTGGCCCGGCTGGCGCGGGCCTGCGGAAGCCACGGCCTGGAGGGCATAAGCCCGGATCTGGACCGCCGCTTCCGCCGCGAGCCGCTGGCCGCGCTGGACGGGTAG
- a CDS encoding glycosyltransferase family 2 protein has protein sequence MPLVSVIMPTYNQVEYIAASVDSVLAQSVDDLELVIVNDGSTDATPAYLDGLADPRVRVLHQKNQGASAAMTAGFAVAEGRFLTWLASDNLFRPEFLARCLKALENRPDAGLAYTDFANLDAAGNLLDVVRLEPYYPGLLLVNPGAVGVGFLYRREVYERLGAYRDLVCNDLDYWLRAAREWDFTHVPEVLAENRKHGAMQTVLRREELAEQVRERLAGEMAAAPRADPCLMDRLTALRRAAEQLGRAAALRLPPGTEAVAVKKDSPHAGVAAEALRMAGYRVRLVEDEAAPENGEIILALDFETWARLRERGLPVARLDCDHAPLTGADF, from the coding sequence ATGCCCCTGGTGAGCGTCATAATGCCGACATACAACCAAGTGGAGTACATCGCCGCCTCGGTGGACTCGGTGCTGGCCCAGAGCGTGGACGACCTGGAGCTTGTCATCGTCAACGACGGCTCCACCGACGCCACCCCCGCCTATCTGGACGGCCTGGCCGACCCCCGCGTGCGAGTGCTGCACCAGAAGAACCAGGGGGCCTCGGCGGCCATGACCGCGGGCTTCGCCGTGGCCGAAGGACGCTTTCTGACCTGGCTGGCCTCGGACAACCTGTTCCGGCCGGAGTTTCTGGCCCGTTGCCTAAAGGCCCTGGAAAACCGGCCGGACGCGGGCCTGGCCTACACGGATTTCGCCAACCTGGACGCGGCCGGGAACCTTCTGGACGTGGTGCGGCTGGAACCCTACTACCCCGGCCTGTTGCTGGTGAACCCCGGCGCGGTGGGCGTGGGCTTCCTCTACCGCCGCGAGGTGTACGAGCGGCTGGGCGCGTACCGCGACCTGGTCTGCAACGATTTGGACTACTGGCTGCGGGCCGCCCGTGAATGGGATTTCACACACGTCCCCGAGGTGCTGGCCGAGAACCGCAAGCACGGAGCCATGCAGACGGTGCTTCGCCGGGAAGAGCTGGCGGAGCAGGTGCGTGAGCGGCTGGCCGGGGAAATGGCCGCCGCCCCCCGCGCCGACCCCTGCCTCATGGACCGCCTGACAGCCCTGCGTCGGGCGGCGGAGCAGCTGGGCCGCGCGGCTGCGTTGCGCCTGCCCCCGGGCACGGAGGCCGTGGCTGTGAAAAAGGATTCACCCCACGCCGGAGTAGCGGCCGAGGCCCTGCGCATGGCGGGCTACCGCGTGCGGCTTGTGGAAGATGAGGCGGCGCCTGAAAACGGCGAAATCATCCTGGCGCTGGATTTCGAGACCTGGGCGCGGCTGCGGGAGCGCGGCCTGCCCGTGGCGCGGCTGGACTGCGACCACGCCCCCCTGACCGGGGCGGACTTCTGA
- a CDS encoding NAD-dependent epimerase/dehydratase family protein, translating to MRILVTGGLGTVGGGIVKEMRRRGHEVWSLDLSHQHDQLAFSLRNDMESPRYVRCDIAEFRQLERVFESCGPFDYVYNCAAEFGRWNGEDYYEQLWRTNAVGTKNVIRLQERLGFRLIHFSSSEVYGDWPGLMVETVPDEYAIRQMNDYAMTKWANEMQVRNSMEMFGTESVVIRLFNTYGPGEFYAPYRSVNCRFIYCALHGLPWVVYRGHQRTSTYLPDTVNSLCNIPDNFKPGEVYNIGGDAMHTIEELSDAVLEATGADPALVSYKDSEILTTKVKKLDPTKCVRDLGHANSYSLREGIRLTAEWMAGVYGVTLPDQATAGA from the coding sequence ATGCGGATTCTCGTGACAGGCGGGCTGGGCACCGTGGGCGGCGGCATCGTCAAGGAGATGCGGCGGCGCGGCCACGAGGTCTGGTCCCTGGATCTCTCCCACCAGCACGACCAGCTGGCCTTTTCCCTGCGCAACGACATGGAGTCCCCGCGCTACGTGCGTTGCGACATCGCCGAATTCCGCCAGCTGGAGCGGGTTTTCGAGTCCTGCGGTCCCTTCGACTACGTCTACAACTGCGCCGCGGAGTTCGGCCGCTGGAACGGCGAGGACTACTATGAGCAACTCTGGCGCACCAACGCCGTGGGCACCAAGAACGTCATCCGCCTGCAGGAGCGGCTGGGCTTTCGGCTCATCCACTTCTCCTCCTCCGAGGTCTACGGCGACTGGCCGGGGCTGATGGTGGAGACCGTGCCGGACGAGTACGCCATCCGGCAGATGAACGACTACGCCATGACCAAATGGGCCAACGAGATGCAGGTCCGCAATTCCATGGAGATGTTCGGCACCGAGAGCGTGGTCATCCGCCTCTTCAACACCTACGGTCCGGGCGAATTCTACGCCCCCTACCGCTCGGTGAACTGCCGCTTCATTTACTGCGCCCTGCACGGCCTGCCCTGGGTGGTCTACCGGGGCCACCAGCGCACCTCCACCTACCTGCCGGACACGGTCAACTCCCTGTGCAACATCCCGGACAACTTCAAGCCGGGCGAGGTGTACAACATCGGCGGCGACGCCATGCACACCATCGAGGAGTTGTCCGACGCCGTGCTGGAGGCCACCGGGGCGGACCCCGCCCTGGTCTCCTACAAGGACTCGGAAATCCTCACCACCAAGGTCAAGAAGCTGGATCCCACCAAGTGCGTGCGCGACCTGGGCCACGCCAACTCCTATTCCCTGCGCGAGGGCATCCGCCTGACCGCCGAATGGATGGCCGGAGTGTACGGCGTGACCCTGCCGGACCAAGCCACGGCCGGGGCGTGA
- the wecB gene encoding non-hydrolyzing UDP-N-acetylglucosamine 2-epimerase, with protein sequence MPTVCTVVGARPNYMKAGPLHAELRGLGLRQVLVHTGQHYGDAMSGVFFRQLGLPEPDHHLGVGSGSHAETTGRVMAAFERVLLADPPDLVVVVGDVDSTLAAALTARKLHIPVAHVEAGLRSFDETMPEEINRRLTDSLANLLFASEPSAMGNLRREGVDMDRARLTGDVMLESLDRHLESIRCACAAREHGVEPGGYALCTIHRPHNVDTPEALTEILNLLEMVEGPILLPLHPRTKNRLAAFDLDGRLAAIRHVRPVEPLPYLGFLDLMRSCRLLLSDSGSVQAEASWFDAPCLICRENTERPVYVEEGTTTLVGRDPDKLAGALRAVEAGTYKRSTPRVRELGRGVARSMAEGVAAFLGL encoded by the coding sequence ATGCCAACCGTCTGCACCGTGGTCGGGGCCAGGCCCAACTATATGAAGGCAGGGCCGCTGCACGCCGAGCTGCGCGGGCTGGGGCTGCGGCAGGTGCTGGTGCACACCGGCCAGCATTACGGCGACGCCATGAGCGGCGTCTTCTTCCGCCAACTGGGCCTGCCCGAGCCGGATCACCACCTGGGCGTGGGCTCCGGCAGCCACGCCGAGACCACCGGCCGGGTGATGGCCGCCTTCGAGCGGGTGCTGCTGGCCGACCCGCCCGACCTGGTGGTGGTTGTGGGCGACGTGGACTCCACCCTGGCCGCCGCCCTGACCGCCCGCAAGCTGCACATCCCCGTGGCCCACGTGGAGGCGGGGCTGCGTTCCTTCGACGAGACCATGCCGGAGGAGATCAACCGCCGCCTGACGGACAGCCTCGCCAACCTGCTCTTCGCCTCGGAGCCCTCGGCCATGGGCAATCTGCGCCGCGAGGGCGTGGACATGGACCGGGCCCGGCTGACCGGCGACGTGATGCTGGAGAGTCTGGACCGCCACCTGGAATCCATCCGCTGCGCCTGCGCCGCCCGCGAACACGGGGTGGAGCCGGGGGGCTACGCCCTGTGCACCATCCACCGCCCCCACAACGTGGACACCCCCGAGGCCCTGACGGAAATCCTCAACCTGCTGGAGATGGTGGAGGGCCCCATCCTCCTGCCCCTGCACCCGCGCACCAAGAACAGGCTGGCGGCCTTCGATCTGGACGGGCGGCTGGCGGCCATACGCCACGTCCGCCCCGTCGAGCCCCTGCCCTACCTGGGCTTTCTGGACCTCATGCGCTCCTGCCGCCTGCTGCTCTCCGACTCCGGCTCGGTGCAGGCCGAGGCCTCCTGGTTCGACGCGCCCTGCCTCATCTGCCGCGAGAACACCGAGCGGCCAGTCTACGTGGAGGAAGGCACCACCACCCTGGTGGGCCGCGACCCGGACAAGCTGGCCGGGGCCCTGCGGGCCGTGGAGGCCGGGACCTACAAGCGCTCCACCCCGCGCGTCCGCGAGCTGGGCCGGGGCGTGGCCCGCTCCATGGCCGAGGGCGTGGCGGCCTTCCTGGGGCTGTAG
- a CDS encoding glycosyltransferase: MRVCLVSLHWLLNPLREAGHEAICLDAPERGDLHVAEALEREGFKPDAVVVCEHLGRRFLPRGLDGVDCPVAFWGLDTHLNFFWQRRLAPLFDLVLTTQPSWVEPLRQAGSPLAENLPWLAFSRPWRPWAERTSLAAFVGRLSAYRPARSAMVELLQSRFDLATHSGLLLRQVQDAYLDARLVPNETIAAEANMRLFEGAASGCLVFSPAEAVDQELFFEPGEEFIPYHHGLDLLHGMEWARANPDKAEAMGRAAWERSRADHMPANRAARLVELLAGTTGGRTRGAEAERLLLLARMEMWRGGRRADDAASLARELAARPDDPDCAAGLLSVHALTGKMERGLATARDAAASDALSRHPECALAASALSQRAGDPALARFLLERHRRLTGQPRAALPQSPQELWTAWAGLMRRAGLTHRPGFAFDSARHLPACQLDCLVLANQEDPADRGAAKRLEEALRRVPGSDTVRAGLLSGLSLHQPDDWRTGMELGLANLRIFRVEQGLEELALARDTAREAGRDGAFASRLRAADPSGSIRRALTLLQAGS, translated from the coding sequence ATGCGCGTCTGCCTCGTCTCCCTGCATTGGCTGCTGAACCCGCTGCGCGAGGCGGGCCACGAGGCAATCTGCCTGGACGCCCCGGAGCGGGGCGACCTGCATGTGGCCGAAGCGTTGGAGCGGGAGGGGTTCAAGCCGGACGCCGTGGTGGTCTGCGAGCACCTGGGGCGGCGGTTCCTGCCGCGCGGGCTGGACGGGGTGGACTGCCCGGTGGCCTTCTGGGGGCTGGACACCCATCTCAACTTTTTCTGGCAGCGCAGGCTGGCCCCGCTTTTCGACCTGGTGCTGACCACCCAGCCCTCCTGGGTGGAGCCGCTGCGCCAGGCGGGCTCGCCCCTCGCGGAAAACCTGCCCTGGCTGGCCTTTTCCCGGCCCTGGCGGCCGTGGGCGGAGCGGACCTCCCTGGCGGCCTTCGTGGGGCGGCTCTCCGCCTACCGCCCGGCCCGTTCGGCCATGGTGGAGCTGCTGCAAAGCCGCTTCGACCTGGCCACCCACTCCGGCCTGCTGCTGCGCCAAGTGCAGGACGCCTACCTGGATGCCCGGCTGGTGCCCAACGAGACCATCGCGGCCGAGGCCAACATGCGCCTCTTCGAGGGCGCGGCCAGCGGCTGCCTGGTCTTTTCCCCGGCCGAGGCGGTGGATCAGGAGCTGTTTTTCGAACCGGGCGAGGAGTTCATCCCGTACCATCACGGCCTGGACCTGCTGCACGGCATGGAGTGGGCGCGGGCCAACCCGGACAAGGCCGAGGCCATGGGCCGGGCCGCCTGGGAGCGTTCCCGCGCCGACCACATGCCCGCCAACCGGGCCGCCCGGCTGGTGGAGCTTCTGGCCGGAACAACCGGCGGCCGCACGCGCGGGGCCGAGGCGGAGCGGCTGCTCCTGCTGGCCCGCATGGAAATGTGGCGCGGCGGACGGCGGGCGGACGACGCCGCCTCCCTGGCCCGCGAGCTGGCCGCCCGGCCGGACGACCCGGACTGCGCGGCCGGGCTGCTGTCCGTGCACGCCCTCACGGGGAAGATGGAACGCGGGCTGGCCACTGCCCGGGACGCGGCAGCCTCGGATGCCCTCTCCCGCCATCCGGAGTGCGCCCTGGCTGCCTCGGCCCTTTCCCAGCGCGCTGGCGACCCGGCCCTGGCCCGCTTCCTCCTGGAACGGCACCGGAGGCTGACCGGCCAGCCGCGCGCGGCCCTGCCGCAATCACCGCAGGAACTTTGGACCGCCTGGGCCGGGCTCATGCGCCGCGCCGGGCTCACCCACCGGCCCGGCTTCGCCTTCGACTCCGCCCGCCACCTGCCCGCCTGCCAGCTGGACTGCCTGGTGCTGGCCAACCAGGAGGACCCCGCCGACCGTGGCGCGGCCAAACGGCTGGAGGAAGCGCTGCGGCGTGTGCCGGGTTCGGACACCGTGCGTGCGGGGCTGTTGTCCGGCCTCAGCCTGCACCAACCGGACGACTGGCGTACGGGAATGGAGCTGGGGCTGGCCAATTTGCGCATTTTCCGGGTGGAGCAAGGGCTGGAGGAACTGGCCCTGGCCCGCGACACCGCCCGCGAGGCGGGGCGCGACGGAGCCTTTGCCAGCCGCCTGCGCGCAGCCGATCCCAGCGGCTCCATCCGCCGGGCCCTGACCTTGCTCCAGGCCGGAAGCTGA
- a CDS encoding anaerobic ribonucleoside-triphosphate reductase activating protein gives MHASDAWEHLRGLQPVSLIDWKGRHAAVLFFGGCNLRCPTCHNADLAWRPQIHPTIHKPDILAFIKKRRHWLDGLVVSGGEPTIIPDLARLLRELREYGLPVKLDTNGLRPHVVEALLSAGLIQEAYVDVKGPWAKYPELTGGGASAEEAEGCLSEIFALTKRFPRAFTFRTTKVPPLDDSDLAAVRAALPEGFELTVQDYIPPRRSNAQTDQEARRMPGDLVHGTDRRSHPQSPQGQRRQGPAPLQASGPQG, from the coding sequence ATGCACGCCTCCGACGCCTGGGAACACCTACGGGGTCTGCAACCCGTCAGCCTCATCGACTGGAAGGGTCGCCACGCCGCGGTCCTCTTTTTCGGCGGGTGCAACCTGCGCTGCCCCACCTGCCACAACGCCGACCTGGCCTGGCGGCCGCAGATCCACCCCACCATCCACAAGCCCGACATCCTGGCCTTCATCAAAAAACGCCGCCACTGGCTTGACGGACTGGTGGTCTCCGGCGGCGAGCCCACCATCATCCCAGACCTGGCCCGGCTGCTGCGCGAACTGCGCGAGTACGGCCTTCCCGTGAAGTTGGACACCAACGGCCTGCGCCCCCACGTGGTGGAGGCCCTGCTGTCCGCCGGGCTTATCCAGGAAGCCTACGTTGACGTCAAAGGGCCATGGGCCAAATACCCCGAACTCACCGGCGGCGGCGCCAGCGCCGAGGAAGCCGAGGGTTGCCTCTCGGAAATCTTCGCCCTGACCAAACGCTTCCCCCGCGCCTTCACCTTCCGCACCACCAAGGTACCCCCGCTCGACGATTCCGACCTGGCCGCCGTTCGCGCCGCCCTGCCGGAAGGATTCGAGCTGACAGTACAAGATTACATCCCCCCCAGGAGGAGCAATGCCCAAACAGATCAAGAAGCGCGACGGATGCCTGGAGACCTGGTCCACGGAACGGATCGCCGGAGCCATCCTCAAAGCCCTCAAGGCCAGCGGCGTCAAGGACCCGCTCCTCTCCAAGCGTCTGGCCCGCAAGGTTGA
- a CDS encoding ribonucleoside triphosphate reductase → MAGAILKALKASGVKDPLLSKRLARKVEQKLGLVEVAEQEQVQDLVEQVLMESRMYDVAKRYIIYREQRRQLRDQKQAYVDIKQTIDNYLTKADWRVNENANMTHSFQGLMLHLSGTVQARYALEKYPEEIRDAHEHGYFHIHDLSFGLAGYCAGWSLRDLLLEGFNLEGRSCAGPARHFDSVLGQMNNFLGTLQNEWAGAQAFNNVDTYLAPFIRHDGLNYKQVRQAMQKFVFNLNTTSRWGGQSPFTNLTFDLKAPKHIAKEGVIIGGEIQDATYGEFQKEMDWINKAFLEVMLEGDHHGRIFSFPIPTYNVTEDFPWDSDIGQLLLSMTAKYGAPYFQNFINSDLDPEDVRSMCCRLQMDLRELRNKTGGLFGAGDLTGSIGVVTLNLPKLAYLAQGEEDFLDLLTEYAEMAKDSLEFKRKLVNDNFERGMFPWTKRYLKNGYQAHFSTIGLVGGHEACLNLLGKGIETDAGTRMMVRVLEHLREVTSRFQEETGHLYNLEATPAEGTSYRLAKIDKGLYESIHASGNGTPYYTNSTALPVGETNDVFMALDHQNKLQPLYTGGTVFHSYLGEAVTDTEALKNFIVKAFTKTKIPYLSITPTFSICKEHGYIAGEHFQCPTCGKESEVFTRIVGYYRPVSQWNKGKQAEYMDRIVFADVTGDISADMIC, encoded by the coding sequence ATCGCCGGAGCCATCCTCAAAGCCCTCAAGGCCAGCGGCGTCAAGGACCCGCTCCTCTCCAAGCGTCTGGCCCGCAAGGTTGAGCAGAAGCTCGGCCTCGTCGAGGTCGCCGAGCAGGAACAGGTCCAGGACCTGGTCGAACAGGTCCTCATGGAGTCGCGCATGTACGATGTGGCCAAGCGCTACATCATCTACCGCGAACAGCGGCGGCAGCTCCGCGACCAGAAGCAGGCCTACGTCGATATCAAGCAGACCATCGACAACTACCTCACCAAGGCCGACTGGCGCGTCAATGAAAACGCCAACATGACCCACTCCTTCCAGGGGCTCATGCTGCACCTCTCCGGCACCGTGCAAGCCCGCTACGCCCTGGAGAAATACCCCGAGGAAATTCGCGACGCGCACGAGCACGGCTACTTCCACATCCACGACCTGTCCTTCGGACTGGCCGGGTACTGCGCCGGATGGTCCCTGCGCGACCTCCTGCTTGAGGGATTCAACCTGGAGGGCCGCTCCTGCGCCGGTCCCGCGCGCCATTTCGACTCCGTGCTGGGACAGATGAACAACTTCCTGGGCACGCTGCAAAACGAATGGGCCGGAGCGCAAGCCTTCAACAACGTGGACACCTACTTGGCGCCCTTCATCCGCCACGACGGACTGAACTACAAGCAGGTCCGCCAGGCCATGCAGAAGTTCGTCTTCAACCTCAACACCACCTCCCGCTGGGGCGGACAGTCCCCCTTCACCAACCTCACCTTCGACCTCAAGGCCCCCAAGCACATCGCCAAGGAAGGGGTCATCATCGGCGGCGAGATCCAGGACGCCACCTACGGCGAATTCCAAAAGGAAATGGACTGGATCAACAAGGCGTTCTTGGAAGTGATGCTGGAAGGCGACCACCACGGCCGCATCTTCTCCTTCCCCATCCCCACCTACAACGTCACCGAAGACTTCCCCTGGGACTCGGACATCGGCCAGCTCCTGCTCTCCATGACCGCCAAGTACGGCGCGCCCTACTTCCAGAACTTCATCAACTCCGACCTCGACCCCGAGGACGTCCGCTCCATGTGCTGCCGCCTGCAAATGGACCTGCGCGAACTGCGCAACAAGACCGGCGGCCTCTTCGGCGCGGGCGACCTCACCGGCTCCATCGGCGTTGTCACCCTCAACCTGCCCAAACTGGCCTACCTGGCCCAGGGCGAAGAGGACTTCCTGGACCTGCTCACCGAATACGCCGAAATGGCCAAGGACTCCCTTGAATTCAAGCGCAAGCTGGTCAACGACAACTTCGAGCGGGGCATGTTCCCCTGGACCAAGCGCTACCTGAAAAACGGCTACCAGGCCCACTTCTCCACCATCGGCCTGGTGGGCGGCCACGAGGCCTGCCTCAACCTCCTGGGCAAAGGCATCGAAACCGACGCCGGAACACGCATGATGGTCCGCGTGCTGGAACACCTGCGCGAGGTCACCTCCCGCTTCCAGGAAGAAACCGGGCACCTCTACAACCTCGAGGCCACCCCGGCCGAAGGCACCTCCTACCGCCTGGCCAAAATCGACAAGGGCCTCTACGAATCCATCCACGCCTCGGGCAACGGCACCCCCTACTACACCAACTCAACCGCCCTGCCCGTGGGCGAAACCAACGACGTCTTCATGGCCCTGGACCACCAGAACAAGCTGCAGCCCCTCTACACCGGCGGCACCGTGTTCCACTCCTACCTGGGCGAAGCCGTCACCGACACCGAAGCCCTGAAAAACTTCATCGTCAAAGCCTTCACCAAAACCAAGATTCCCTACCTCTCCATCACCCCCACCTTCTCCATCTGCAAAGAACACGGCTACATCGCGGGCGAACACTTCCAATGCCCCACCTGCGGCAAAGAGTCCGAAGTATTCACCCGCATCGTGGGCTACTACCGCCCCGTCAGCCAGTGGAACAAAGGAAAACAAGCCGAATACATGGACCGCATCGTCTTCGCCGACGTCACCGGCGACATCTCCGCGGACATGATCTGCTAG